The following coding sequences lie in one Rutidosis leptorrhynchoides isolate AG116_Rl617_1_P2 chromosome 6, CSIRO_AGI_Rlap_v1, whole genome shotgun sequence genomic window:
- the LOC139855401 gene encoding monodehydroascorbate reductase produces MAEKSFKYVIIGGGVSAGYAAREFAKQGVQPGELAIISKEAVAPYERPALSKAYLFPESPARLPGFHVCVGSGGERLLPEWYTEKGIDLILNTEIVKADLASKTLTSAAGDTFKYNVLIIATGSTVLKLTDFKVEGADAKNILYLREIDDADQLVEAIKAKKNGKAVVVGGGYIGLELSAVLKINNFDVTMVYPEPWCMPRLFTADIAAFYESYYEKKGVSIIKGTVASGFNKNDNGEVKEVLLKDGRVLEADIVVVGVGARPLTNLFKGQVEEDKGGIKTDAFFKTSVPDVYAVGDVATFPMKIYGDIRRVEHVDHSRKSAEQAVKAIFASEQGKDVEAYEYLPFFYSRSFDLSWQFYGDNVGDAVIFGDHDPSSAKSKFGSYWIKDGKVVGAFLEGGAPEENQAIAKVAKAQPPASSLEVLATEGLEFASKI; encoded by the exons ATGGCTGAAAAATCCTTCAAATACGTCATCATCGGCGGTGGTGTTTCAGCT GGTTATGCTGCCAGGGAGTTTGCAAAGCAAGGAGTCCAGCCTGGCGAGCTTGCAATCATTTCCAAGGAGGCG GTGGCTCCATATGAACGCCCTGCACTAAGCAAAGCTTATTTGTTTCCTGAAT CGCCTGCCAGGCTCCCAGGTTTTCATGTCTGTGTTGGAAGTGGTGGAGAGAGACTACTACCAGAGTGGTACACAGAGAAAG GGATAGATTTGATCCTTAACACAGAGATAGTGAAGGCAGATCTTGCTTCAAAAACTCTTACCAGTGCAGCTGGTGACACCTTTAAATATAATGTCCTAATCATCGCCACCGGCTCCACA GTTCTCAAATTGACAGACTTTAAAGTAGAAGGTGCTGATGCCAAGAACATTCTTTATTTGAGAGAGATTGATGATGCTGATCAACTTGTAGAAGCTATTAAagcaaagaaaaatggaaaagctGTTGTTGTTGGTGGAGGATACATTGGTCTTGAGCTCAGTGCAGTATTGAAAATTAACAACTTTGATGTTACAATGGTTTACCCAGAACCATGGTGCA TGCCTCGTTTATTCACTGCTGATATTGCTGCTTTCTATGAGAGTTACTATGAGAAAAAGGGAGTAAGTATCATAAAGGGTACAGTTGCTTCTGGGTTTAACAAGAATGACAATGGAGAG GTAAAAGAAGTATTACTAAAGGATGGTAGGGTGCTTGAAGCAGATATCGTGGTAGTTGGTGTTGGCGCAAGGCCCCTTACGAATCTATTTAAGGGTCAGGTTGAAGAAGACAAAGGTGGAATCAAG ACTGATGCATTTTTCAAGACTAGTGTTCCTGATGTATATGCTGTTGGTGATGTTGCTACCTTCCCAATGAAAATTTACGGCGATATTAGAAGAGTTGAACATGTTGACCATTCCCGCAAATCTGCAGAACAGGCAGTCAAG GCCATTTTTGCTAGTGAGCAAGGAAAGGATGTTGAGGCTTACGAGTACCTTCCGTTCTTCTATTCCCGTTCATTTGATCTATCATGGCAGTTTTACGGTGACAATGTTGGTGATGCTGTTATCTTCGGCGATCATGATCCGTCATCAGCAAAATCCAAGTTCGGGTCATACTGGATCAAGGATGGAAAAGTTGTGGGTGCGTTTTTAGAAGGTGGTGCACCCGAAGAGAACCAAGCTATAGCCAAAGTTGCCAAAGCCCAACCACCAGCCTCGAGCTTGGAGGTGCTTGCTACTGAGGGTCTTGAATTTGCCAGTAAGATCTGA